The following are encoded in a window of Primulina eburnea isolate SZY01 chromosome 4, ASM2296580v1, whole genome shotgun sequence genomic DNA:
- the LOC140828852 gene encoding germin-like protein subfamily 1 member 13, with protein MGFRFFLSFFVVTSICLLASASDPSPLQDFCVAVEDAKASVFVNGKICKNPNMVSADDFFFPGLNKPGNTSNRVGSRVTPVNVNQIPGLNTLGISLVRVDYAPYGLNPPHTHPRATEILVLIEGTLSVGFVTSNPANPNQKNKLFTKTLYPGDVFVFPEGLIHFQFNTGKANAVAFAGLSSQNPGVITIANAVFGSEPPISIDVLTKAFQVDNNVIKYLQGQFWTNN; from the exons ATGGGCTTTCGTTTCTTTCTAAGTTTTTTTGTAGTAACTTCGATATGTTTATTAGCGTCTGCATCTGATCCTAGTCCTCTTCAAGATTTTTGTGTTGCGGTCGAGGATGCAAAGGCTTCTg TGTTTGTGAATGGAAAGATTTGCAAGAACCCAAATATGGTTTCGGCAGATGATTTCTTTTTCCCTGGTCTGAACAAACCCGGAAACACATCAAATCGAGTAGGCTCAAGGGTTACTCCAGTTAATGTAAACCAAATACCTGGACTCAATACTTTGGGCATTTCTTTGGTTCGAGTTGATTATGCACCATATGGGCTCAACCCTCCTCACACACATCCTCGTGCCACTGAAATTCTTGTCTTAATTGAAGGAACtctatctgttgggtttgtgaCTTCCAATCCTGCAAATCCCAACCAGAAAAACAAGCTTTTTACCAAGACATTGTATCCAGGAGATGTGTTTGTGTTCCCCGAAGGTCTCATTCATTTTCAATTCAATACCGGAAAAGCCAATGCTGTTGCATTTGCCGGGTTAAGTAGTCAGAATCCTGGAGTCATCACCATTGCAAATGCTGTTTTTGGCTCTGAACCACCAATTTCCATCGATGTTCTTACGAAGGCGTTTCAAGTTGACAATAACGTTATAAAATATCTTCAAGGACAATTTTGGACAAACAACTAA